DNA from Pomacea canaliculata isolate SZHN2017 linkage group LG9, ASM307304v1, whole genome shotgun sequence:
GATCTGTTTTTTTGCTATAAGTATTAATTTAGTTAATATCTTCCTTTCAAAATGCATTTAACTTAACAGTATTTTCAAGGCCAAAGGGTTATTATAGATCGCTGGCTGAAATCAGAGACCTTCAAGCATAAATCCCGTGATGCTGGTGACTATGACTGTTGTTGGACATAGCTTATGGTCCTGTAGTTCTGGCGCTGTTTGctgtttcggtttttttttttttttgttttgtttttttttgggggagggggatgacTACTGACTGCATCCATTTTTTGCATTTCCATACTCTTTGGTGCAGGATAGTAAAAGCCTATGTAGTTTCTTCCCCACACTGTTCGAGCAGCTCAGTGCTGGCAACTTTTCTCCCTTCTCACTGTGTATAGTTCTTTTAACGTCTTCCCATAGCTTAGGTCTGGAGGTTCACTATCTCTAGTCTGATTGTTTTGGAGGATGTTGGCATCAGTCTTCAcctggaagttgtacaggtcctTGCAGTACTCAGTCCATCGGTGAagtacagtttttctttctgtgagaaggtagCCTTTGTTGTCTTCAGTGACTGAGCTGATCTGTCTTACTGAGGGTCCTTAGTAGTTAGTAGacctttttgctgtcacctcgtTCCATTCCATCCTATGTGTCCTGGCATTGGGTCTTGATCCAGTTATCCCTAGCCACTTCATCCCTTTTTTGATGGCATAGCttacttctttgtatttggaagTTGTTTCgtgcttgcttttcttttctctcttcagaGCCCTcttttggtcacagagatctgGGATGTTATTTGTgacctgtgtttgtttttttattcctttgttgcTCTAGAACTTGTGACTTTCGATAGTAGCACCTGTTTGATGTTTCTAGTGAGGGTGTCTGCATCACAGTCCACCAGGTTCAGTGTGGCAGATTTTCATCTATAGCCTTGAAGATTTCTACAGTGTTGCCAAGCAGCcatttttgctttgtaaaatGATTGATTAACTTATTGGCCTGGCTCTGAGCTTTCTTGTCTATATTGTTTGAACATTTGGCTCTTTtctaatatttgatgttaatagctgCTTGTGTCATCAGTGATCGATTGGTCTTTTGGGTCTGGGATGATTTGACTTTTCATTGTTGGGATGATTTGAGTCAGGCTGTGGGGTGAAATGACCTGGGAACAGTTTTACTGATAAATGTCTCTAGTGTGGAGTGGAAGTATTAGTCTTGAGTGAAATAGAGAAATTTATCAATATAGTAATGGTATTTTCATTACTGTTTTAGGACTTACTAATATTATAAGCTATAATTATTTTGTGCATAAGTGACATTTAttagtggaatttttttttattcccttgCAGGTACGACCATGTGCGAAGAAATTCATCCAAAAAAGTGTTGTCTAAACAAGACCAAGTGCAGTCTGGGAGATCAGCTTGGGGGGCAGACACCAAAAAGACTTCACCAGCAAAATTATgtagtaaagaaaaaagaagtggaATAGGGCCATTAGTGGCTGCCCCTATGCAAAGCAGAATGGTTTCACTAGGAAAAGACCGAGAACTGAAGCAAGATGCAGTGAAGCTTCCCACGGGGAAATCTCCAGAAGACTGGGTCAAAGCCAAAGAGTTTGTACCAGGCCAGGTGTATGGTGGTACAGGTAATGCCCATTCGTGCATTTTATTGAGTGCTGTTGGAGCTAAAATGTTGCAAGAAATATTCCTGAAGTTCATACTGTAACACATTGCAAAAGTGATTTTGTATGAGGTTCATACTGTAACACATTGCAAATGGGATATGTTTTTCTCTCCTCAGTATCTGTTGTGGAACATTTgctgtaaaatgtatttaatgctGACCATACTCCTGTAGGCCCAGTCAGCTATGCCATGGCAGCAAAACCACAAAGCAGCAACGCAGAAGAGTTCTGTCTGGATGCAGAGGTGATGGGGGCCTGTGCTGAACTACCATATGATGCAGTTTCTGCCTCTGAAGCAAATGAAACTTCTAAGCTTCTTTGTCCATTTTTCGCTAATGGAATGTGTCGGTTCGGGGACCAGTGCGATTATGTGCATGGAGAAATCTGTGATATGTGTGGTATGGCTGTTCTTCACCCAACTGATAGTGCTCAGCGAGACCTTCACCAGAAAGtgagtaaaaaaatatgttccaGCAGTTTTTCTTAAGATATGCCATGCTTCTTTTTGCCATTTTGGTACATTTATGGAAAGTATTCATTTTTTGCCTTTTAAATTTAAGGAAAATCATGTTCAGTGTAGTTTTGCCATTCTTTGTTCTCTCTGATAGTCAGCGTTTCAGATCAGcgaaggacattttttttttttttgtttgttattcagCTTTGTTCAGATTGTCCCAGATAAGTGGCTTCAGGTTTCtactttatttcaaatacaGTACTGTTAGGCacctttgttttgttggttgcTGTGTTATAAAGATGCTTATCACAGTGTTACACATGCAGGAGTGTGTACAAGAACATGAGCGGGACATGGAACTTTCATTTGCCATTGCACGAAGTCAAGATAAAAGCTGTGGTATATGCATGGAAACAGTTATGGAGAAAAACCCAGCAGCAGAACGTCGCTTTGGCATCCTTGAAAACTGCAACCATTGcttctgtttgtcctgcatTCGTACTTGGCGATGTGCCAAGCAGTTTGAGAAAGTTATTGTCAGGTAAGCATAGGCTGCCAAGTAGTAACGTAGGGCATCACTTTCAGTTGCATTTTCTGTAATTCTTTATCAGTCTTTCACCAACCAACCTTAAGGACATAAAgggtattattttatttagtacCATAGACAAGATGACTTAACTATAGAAGATAAAGGAGAACACTAGCTCTTAACTATGTGTGGTGCACCAGCAGCTCACCATGAGGCAATGAAGTCGTGCTTGTGTTTTTTCAGGGCATGTCCAGAGTGTCGAGTGAAATCCAATTTTGTGATACCCAGCCAGTTCTGGGTTGACACCAAGGAAGAAAAAACTCAGCTTATTGAGAGTTACAAGAAAGCACTTgagtatgttttctttttcttcagtagTACAGTCCACACATTCAGTCATAGctacatgatttttttcccttgcttCTGTAACCATCTGTCACCTATCAAACCTATAGTCACTTTATCGTCATTAGGTATGGACATGTGCttacaaatacactttttattttgtagggGCAAACCATGCCGTTACTTCGACCAGGGCAAGGGAGAGTGCCCTTTTAATGACAAGTGTTTCTATCGCCATGCTTTGCCTGATGGGACATTGGTGGAGAGGAAACCGCAAGTTCCACGAAGACGAGTTAATGCTGATGGAGAAGTGGAGATCACAGTGTTTCATCTGTGGGACTTTCTTGAGAGGGAGAGTTACCGGCGCACCATACTGCTGCAAAGTTCTGAAGATGAACTATACATGTTAATGAATATCTTTGCCGATTCAGATAGTGAAGAAACAAGTGACCAGGATTTAAGTGATGATGATTGGTAAGTCATAGTTTCCGGTTGTGTTTAGGTTAGTGCTTGTTCTATCTGTTGCTGATATTGACTGGCTCATTTAAGATTATTTGCTTGGACTGCCATTACAGTGGAATCGTGTCTTCTGCAGCTCctgactttttcttttggtaaGTGAAGAGTACCAATAATCTGTGCCATAAGTACTGATAGAAATGCATGTCTGTAAATTCTGTGAAAGAATAGTGAACATTTGTAATGTCTGAATGAGTtgatttgaataaataaatgtgataagTCTTCAGGTTATGAGTACACACTTTACCTGCTGTTTTAGCTTCAGTGATTAGTTCCAAGGCTGTTAGCTCCCTTGTTAAATCATGAAGTGTGTAATATGTTACCTCGCCAAGACTATTAAATTCTTTTGTTataacattttgtgtttgttttgataaCTGAGAATGCTGCCCAAAGCTGAAATAACCATGCATATAATGGAAACAAGCATGTGGAAGGATCTTTAATGTTGAGCAAATAAAGTTTCCAGTCTATATTGCCCTTATTGGGATCCCTTATGAAATGGCAAATtgttgaattaaaaatatatcctgGAGAATCAGACCAAAATTTAAAAGGtccatgtgtgtgcatgtgtacaagTTTTCAAATCACAATATGCAAAAATTCATCTGAGAACTGTTTCTAATACATTTATTAGTTTCacatattaaaatttataagcATACATACTCAATCATCATGGACTCGCACGATTACATGTTTTTATGCTACATGTATTAAGTTCTTGCACTAAGTACTTCACCAACATTCATGATCAACATCTACACATGGGTTGTGTCCATGAACAGCTCTAGAAACCCTTtcattcacacatacaaaaaaaagtACCAATTCCGAGTCTATTGTGTTTGATGTTTCACAAtatagtgaaaataaaatgatcacTGCAGTACTGTCCTAAAGATTGTCTCCACTGCATATGCTTTTAATTTTGATGTGCATGCAGAGCGCTAATGATAAGTGAGTCTTTAAGAGGCTGCAATACTTGCAAGTTTTGCAATAAATGTCAGGTCCAAGGcacatctttatttcttgcatTGTTACATgcttcaaaaaaatgttaatctggcagcattttttatttccaactgaaaaaaaagcatacacTACTTCATTCACGGTCATACAACAAAAAAGTATCTGCATTAGCATACTGAGATCAACATTAGGTGATGCAAAAGTCAGGTCTTCCTGAATGTTTCATCTGCAGCTGCAGGGTAAATTCTAATTACtatgacataaatatatatggaGTGAAGAGTCAAATCCTATTTATCTTAATTAACCAAGAGTTCCAGTAGAGTTTCTTCTAGGTTAAACTCATTACTGCATTCACTGGCCTGATTTCAGGTTTCAAGATCTTTTTGGTACACTCCCTGCACAAAGACACCAAGCAAATACATCCCATGACAAATATAACGAGGCTTTCTGTTTGGTTGGAAATGGTGCTTTCACATGGAAAGATTTTTATGATCATTTTGAGCTGtagcttttaaaacattttatatattgcATGGAGGATATTCAGCACAACAATTTGTCCACCTTTCATGCTTGTATTCCACGATGTACTATGTTATCTGCCCTAGATTAGTCcatttgtgctttattttcataaaaaataaaatgtccatTACTCTGCctacacttttttcttcctgttaaAAACGAAGTCCTATTTCctttcagacattttctttctttgaagtttaAATGTCAGTGTTCCAAGTCAGAGTTGACACTCTAATGATGTAATAGATGATGTTGGTAAACAGCAAACACATTGCAGGTCAAGGTTGCAAACAGAAGACAGATGTACTCCTTGATAAGCAATAACGGGTTTTGATTGTTTGAAGAAGCATCACATAGTATAACTGGtaaactctttctttttcaacagtGAGTCATCTGTAAATTGCTGTTCTAGTCAAGTTGCACCATTCTATTAATTGCTCCTTACACAGAAGGGATAGAAGATCATTTAATTTCAaccagcaaaatattttactgaatCCTTCGACCATCTAGAGTTGTGAAGATTATGGGGTCACACACTtcctgttggctgttgggtTTACAGGTCATAATTACAATACAGTGCATTTCAGCCTGCTTCATATCAACACCATTATGCTGAAGTACACCCTGGCTTTGAAAGCCTTGCAGAGTTAGAAAAATTATATGCATTTGGAATAAACATCCACACCAGAACAAGTACTGCTGCAAATGTACAAAAACATGGTTTAGGTGCTCATCATCACAGCACTAATCACTAGCAACCTGATCTGCTCCAAGCTTATCAGATAAATATGCagtttaaagaccaacccaaATGgatcggtttttttttgtgcagataTCGATTGTTATAAGCAATATAAAACTAACACGTAAATTTCAGCCTACAAAACTCATCCATTAATTATCCGGTAACAAAGTACGTAGTTCACACCTGTGATCTATGAGCACAGTGAACAGTGAGCTATGTCAGAGTAGCACATCaatcacaacattgccagcaatCAGCACCAGAGAGAATGAGCAGCATTTCGGATTATTTGGAcactgaaagtctgcatttattGTATTATAGTAGTGTTCAGAACCAGAGGaaactgcacaaataaaacCCTACATTAGAGTCCGAGGGATCTCTAGTCTCAAACACATCAGAGGCACATGGCAATGAAGAACCACTTCACACGACCTTATTGTAGGTAGAGTTTGTTTGTCTAAGCTGCAAGCAGATTGTTATCTGCCGGTAGATATTGGGTccaagtgtaaaaaaaaaaagactaacacCAAGACCGTTCACAGTACTCATTCACATCCTTTGTTACCAGATAATTAATCAAAGGATAGgctttggaggctgaaatttacaggttagttttatatctatcaatatctgcaaaaaacgcaaaccatttgTTTGGACTTAAAGGACTTCTTATGCTAAATCTGCTTATTGTTCAAAACAATagaattattttgatgattGGACACGCTATTTCAAATAATGAATATTGATGGAACAAAAtgctacaatattttaaatgtaaatctgAAAGGAAAACGGGATACTTCCTTCTGTTTTGTCTAATAGCAACAGAAAAAGGTTATCTTTCAGTTCTGGGTTTTCTACAATATTTATTTCGACTCCTTCTTTCAATCCAAACAGCCACAAAAAGAGTCCCGCATAAGTTTGGAGGATGCTGTGAAGTGCTAAGCAGGAAAACTAAATATTAAAAGGCCAGTTTTGTGCAGGGAGATGCTGTTAGTGGGATATTTTCAAGTTTCTGGACAAAGACCCACTGCTCTGCATCTGATGAGCATCTTCCTCCAGTCTGCAAGTAGAAAGAAACTGACTGTAAGCATCTGAGCACAAACATGGTCtttcatagaaaaatatttaagttcATATGAGCTAGGACAATATATTTTagacttaaataataaatttattcatGCAAAAGTTCTGATGATAAGAATAATCTTTTAAACCtgcatttataaatttattcattaaaaagaaCACCAAACTCTAATGCATTCTTATCACATTCTCATAATTTTACCAgatgctaataaaaaaaaagtgcgatTCTTACCGCTTCACAATTTGAAGATTTCCTTCTAGTAACTCCCAGAGCTCTTGACTTTCTGCTTTTAGTGACTGGAACCTAgcattgaaaaaaaggaaaataaaaactatactGCATTGTCTCCGCAACTGAAACTTCAGCATGCTGGACCAATCTGAGATGGGATGGTATAAGCCAGTAGTTTATTTTGTAAGTAGTAAGTAGGCTTACCTTGaaatttattctattttaatcCACAAAAGAGATCTTTCATCTCTGATTAAAAATGGTCAAATGAATTATACAGAGGCTTACTCAGCTCTTAATGAGATGCTCTCTGGACCCAACTCATCGCCTGGTGATGAGACATCTACCACCTGCGATGAGGTCGACCCTGGTATATGATGGGAAGTACCAAGTCCTTCATCTTTTGACTCAGGCAAGCCCTCTGAGGTTTTCCCAGTGGGGATTTGCTTTTGCAGTTGATATACTTCTTCTTTGCATCTTGCTTGGATCTAACCAGCAAAACAAGCAACGTGTTCCCCTTTTTATGTGgcacaaatgaaataaatcttaaatgtaaattttaccTCTTGAAAAAAGATCTTTTTAtggcaatatttttttcagttgacaAGAAATGTGTCAAAGATGCTTTCAAGATTTATCTCCATTAAGATTTCATGTCagctttctgtctgtctttccctCCAATACCTTGTCAAGGCGAGAACTCAAAAGCTGCTGACAGTTGATAACACTCTCGATGTTCTTCTCTACTTTGATGACTCGACTCAGTGCCTTGAGAAGCATTCTGGGACATACAACATgattcatgatttttttaatctggcaccacttttaataataaatattagtaaTTAGTAATgtaaaatatcattaaaaagtAGACTGAAcaattttttacaatttctttccATTTATGTTTACTGCTTTTATTCAAAACTGCTTCCTGCACATGCATTCCAAGGTAACTTTTAAGACTCATCCACACTATCATTGTGAATAAAAAGCTTTCTTTCTGACCACTCTTGGACAGTGGcagatttttctttgattaaaaaaatcactcaaAATCACTGTACCCCACAAAACCAAAAGCTTGACCATGCAGACGGTCTCTGGTTGGTATACAGTGACCAGTCAAAATGGACAGCATTTGCATGCAGTGTTCTTGTAGTTTCTgcctttaaaatgaaaatccaAGAATGGCATCAGGTAAGCAAAATGTTACAGTATGAAGTAGGTTTATGTACCAGCCATCTAGTTTAAAAGTTtggttttgaaacttttgaaatGGAAGTAATGATGCCTTAATAACGCATGGCTCTTACGAAAGGTTTTCATTAGGAAATACCAAACtcttaaagtttctttttgaaCTAGTTACCATGATTCTAGTTACAATGCTGAAAGTATCAAAATCAGTGTCACTAGAAGACAATCTTTTTCAAATAGTAACAAAGAGATAAGAGATAGGAGGCACCTTTCAAATCTGTGAATGTTTTCATCATGTGATGTCATCTGATTCTTAACACTTTTGTCCCGACGGAAACGGTTCTGGATGTTGCTTATGACTGACAAATGATGTTCAACCTTAGAAGTGCTGCAatgacacacatgcacatatatatgaatgaatgcacacacacaccacactccacacataaacaaaactaattgtCAATTTCAGAAAATTATTGGATAAAATACACTGGTAAGAACAAAATGTTAAGAGAATagaatttgaaataaaacttagtccataaaaaaaaggtttgttgcTATTAGCAAGTCTCCTGAATCTTTTCCTTTTAACCAAAATAAGTATGTAGCATTATTCTTACAAACATTTGTGcacactctctcttttgttcattttcatatGTGTTTACCATGCGTGTTTGTTACACAGATCTCCCCAGCTGGAGGCATGGTGTCGGGCCTCATCAACCTTTCCTGCAGTCCACGACGGTAACGATGAATCTCATCGCTTCTCTCTTCGGCCTTCACATGCACCTAAACAAATAATGACACTGCTGATGACAGTCAACATTAAGAGACTGTAAAAGAGTAAAACAGTTATCAAAGGGTTCACCCAGGTCTTACCACACTGAAAATAAGGACCttctaaagacattttaaactgCACCTTGAACCCCCGGGGAACCTGCTGGTCCCAAGTCCagatggaggaggagggttgggcgggggctagcaaccccaccatgtaaaacaaccatgctacagaaactgcaaatacaacataaatctgtggtgtagttgtggccctatgctccactggtgaataggaacaagaagaagaagaatgacatTTTAAGGACCTAGAAACCTATTATAAGGACCAATCAAGGACATTTTCAAAGcgtgcagaaaaaaaaccaactacaGCTCATCTGTCATTCATATTTCACTGTATGACAGGTTATAGATTAAAGAAGGAAGGTATAACCTGGGGCACAGTTTTATTAGCCATTTTCTTATCGGGTTTAAAGAAGTAAGTTTCAGCTCTATAAGGCTTCTCATTATTCCTGTGGCTTTGTGTAGTCATGTGAACTTTAAACTAGCTTTGGCCATGGAAACAATATTCAAAGATTCATTGCAAAATTCAATgtgcttttgtctttttttcccatgttttttttccaatgtccaccctttgtaatcttttttcttttaatcatatGTTGGAAACTGTACGTTTCAACTTTACAGGATATATGACTTCCTTGGCACTTACATTAAAAAACTGCCCAAGTTTGTTCCCTTGAAAAGTCTTCTGTCCTATCACTACTGTCCATGCATGCAAATCAGACTTATTCCTTATGCACAGGTGGGTGCCAAAATGTTTTTGCGACTGAAGTATGGTCTAATCTACATCacactgctttttattttataatatctAAAGTTCCCAGCCCACTGGTTCAAAACTTGGACCAATGCAATTGTTTGAACTGTCTTCCTGTAGTTCTTCCTCCTTACCAGATTCAAttcatcttttacttttttcactgTTCGTCCCCTCCCATTCATTCAGAATTATATGTTCCCTCCCGGGTCCATCTTTTTG
Protein-coding regions in this window:
- the LOC112572645 gene encoding probable E3 ubiquitin-protein ligase makorin-1; translated protein: MAHETSKSGVLCRFYVNGVCRQGSSCQFSHDRSAVSDNVCRYYLQGSCSYGDRCRYDHVRRNSSKKVLSKQDQVQSGRSAWGADTKKTSPAKLCSKEKRSGIGPLVAAPMQSRMVSLGKDRELKQDAVKLPTGKSPEDWVKAKEFVPGQVYGGTGPVSYAMAAKPQSSNAEEFCLDAEVMGACAELPYDAVSASEANETSKLLCPFFANGMCRFGDQCDYVHGEICDMCGMAVLHPTDSAQRDLHQKECVQEHERDMELSFAIARSQDKSCGICMETVMEKNPAAERRFGILENCNHCFCLSCIRTWRCAKQFEKVIVRACPECRVKSNFVIPSQFWVDTKEEKTQLIESYKKALEGKPCRYFDQGKGECPFNDKCFYRHALPDGTLVERKPQVPRRRVNADGEVEITVFHLWDFLERESYRRTILLQSSEDELYMLMNIFADSDSEETSDQDLSDDDW